gcgggggggcgggctctggctttgtcaatcagacgggggcggtctccggctctgtcagtcagacggggcggggcagcgcggggggccggtctctggctttgtcaatcagacgggggcggtctccggctctgtcagtcagacggggcggggcagcgcggggggcgggctctggctttgtcaatcagacgggggcggtctccggctctgtcagtcagacggggcggggcagcgcggggggccggtctctggctttgtcaatcagacgggggcggtctccggctctgtcagtcagacggggcggcgcagcgcgggggggcgggctctggctttgtcaatcagacgggggcggtctccggctctgtcagtcagacggggcggcgcagcgcggggggggcgggctctggctttgtcaatcagacgggggcggtctccggctctgtcagtcagacGGGGCGGGGCCGcgcggggggcgggctctggctttgtcaatcagacggggcggtctccggctctgtcagtcagacggggcggggcagcgcggggggccggtctctggctttgtcaatcagacgggggcggtgtccggctctgtcagtcagacggggcggcgcagcgcgggggggcggggctctggctttgtcaatcagacggggcggtctccggctctgtcagtcagacggggcggcgcagcgcgggggggcgggctctggctttgtcaatcagacgggggcggtctccggctctgtcagtcagacggggcggggcagcgcgggggggccggtctctggctttgtcaatcagacgggggcggtctccggctctgtcagtcagacggggcggggcagcgcgggggggcgggctctggctttgtcaatcagacgggggcggtctccggctctgtcagtcagacggggcggggcagcgcggggggccggtctctggctttgtcaatcagacgggggcggtgtccggctctgtcagtcagacggggcggcgcagcgcgggggggcgggctctggctttgtcaatcagacgggggcggtctccggctctgtcagtcagacggggcggcgcagcgcggggggggcgggctctggctttgtcaatcagacgggggcggtctccggctctgtcagtcagacggggcggggcagcgcggggggcgggctctggctttgtcaatcagacgggggcggtctccggctctgtcagtcagacGGGGCGGCGCAGCGCGGGGGGCCGgtctctggctttgtcaatcagacgggggcggtgtccggctctgtcagtcagacggggcggcgcagcgcgggggggcgggctctggctttgtcaatcagacgggggcggtctccggctctgtcagtcagacggggcggggcagcgcggggggcgggctctggctttgtcaatcagacgggggcggtctccggctctgtcagtcagacggggcggggcagcgcggggggccggtctctggctttgtcaatcagacgggggcggtgtccggctctgtcagtcagacggggcggcgcagcgcgggggggcgggctctggctttgtcaatcagacgggggcggtctccggctctgtcagtcagacGGGGCGGGTCAGCgtgggggggcgggctctggctttgtcaatcagacgggggcggtctccggctctgtcagtcagacggggcggggcagcgcggggggggcgggctctggctttgtcaatcagacgggggcggtctccggctctgtcagtcagacGGGGCGGCGCAGcgcggggggcgggctctggctctgtcagtcacACGGTGGGGggttgttttcctccttcctgcggGCGGTCCGGCAGACAATGGCCTCCGCCGGCCGGGCCGGGCTGTAAGCGGCGCCCGGGGGAGGCTGTCGGGACGAGGCAGGCTGGGTCTGCCGGCCGGAGCTCGGCTGCAGAGCGGGGGCCTCCCCCGTGTGAGCGGTTCCAGTCCTGGGAGCGCCGGTAACTAGCCGCGGTTCCTCCCGCCCAGCCTgggtgcccccctcccctgctcgcGGCggggggctgctgcctggcccggTGCCTTCCCCCCCGGCCACGGCCgggctgctgccccctccccaccgggCACCAGCTGGCAGCTCTGAGGCTGCCCCGGCGGGCTGGGGAACAGGCCAGGGTGCCCCATTCCCTCCCCGGCCTGGCCCTGCCGAGCCACTAGGCCCAGGAGGGAAGGCGCAGCCCGCGGGAGGCTGGTCCTGCTagcaagggtggggggagatgtgTGTGCCATGCTAGTGTGGGAAAGGGGGTACAGGAGTGGACCTTGTTCTGCAGGAAGGGCCTGGCTgtagcagtgtggggaggggttgtAGACCATGGGCAGAGTAGGTGGTGCACAGTGACAGTATACACTGGAGTGCGGGAAcaaatttgtatagtgagggggctgagagccattgaaccaaactgtaaatgctccatataatggaaaccacttcaagccaacgggtgcagtagcacccctcGTTCTAGCACCTGTGAGGATACAGGCATTGCTGTGCCGGTGGCTGGGAGGATTGCATAGAAAGGCTAGCCAAGGGTAATGTCAGCAAAGAAGAGAGGAATGAGGCAGACACAGTCTAAAAGATGAATGTTTTCAGCAGGTATATCAAAAGCACTGCTAGAATAGGAAAAAAGATGTCCGAGAGTCCTGAAGAGCTCTGCCTGTCACTGaggaataaattcattaatgtatgTTAGTTTCACCATTGAAACTCCCTGTAGATAAAGGAAAAGAGGGGCCAGGGAAACTGGTACAACAGGGAGGTGAAGGATGGGAAATTGAGAGGTAAACCCTGGTCTGGAGGGGGAGAAAATAAGTGGTAGTTGGGCAAAGCCCAAGTGAGTTGGGACAGCTCTCAAGTGACTAGTATTTTGGGAGCTTCATTTTGCCTTCTAAAACATAGACTTGGTTTTCTGTCTGGGAGAAATAGGTACTTGGACTCAGAGAAATCTTAATCAGTTGGAGCGGAACTTGGACAAAACTCAGCAAGAGGCAATGGAGAGACAGCAGGGAATAAAGGGAGAAGTAGAGGGAATGtaggaggagaggggtgtgggaAGAGCATGTTACATAAGCAAAGTGAAGCTGAGGTATATGTAGGATGTCTGTTAGGTACAAGAGGATTGCCATACTAGGTCAGGTCTGTGGTCTGTGTAGTtgggtatcctgtctctgacagtggccagcaccagattcTTCAAAGAAAGGGCAAAAAACCACAGTAGGTAGGTGTGGGATAATCTGTCCCTGTGATGAACTCATCCTAATCTGTAATAGAGATTGGGCTAGATTGGCAATTTGGGtttattttagggcttgtctacacttagaaCACTTCAGCTGCGCTGCTTCAGCACTTCAGTATAAACACTACCTACCCCAATGGGAAGGATTCTTCTTTCAgagtaggtaatccacttccctgagctGTGGTAGCTAGGGCCACGAAAGAAGTAttctgggggttaggtcagtatagctatgcttctcaggggtgtggatttctcACACCCCTAAGATGTAGCTATACCTATGTAAATTCCTAGGGTAAACCAGGCCTTAGTGTTCATTCTAGTGGGACACTGGAATTTCTAAATGGAATAGTGGGGAAGCAGTGTCTGAAAAAGGGGAGGGAAGCTGCAGAGGCAACAAGACAAGTTTGGGGACACATTGGGGAGGAGTTCCCTACAAACTGATCTTTGATGTGCTTTAAATGAGAGCACAATCCTTACAGGAAGCCTGTCTGGTTTGGGGAAATTACTTATGTCCAATTGTGCAGAAAACCCATGTCCACTGCAAGTGAAGCTGTTAAAAGTTCCTCCCTGGAATCTAGACATTCCATAGGGAAGAATTAGAGAAATCCCACTTGTGTTTTGATATACACATAATTAGATGATATTTTTCTGGAATCAGTAGATGATGATTATGATACAAAAAAATATAGATCAAAAATATTTGGTAGTCCTTCAGTGTATACAAGGTTCTCAGTCTGTCTTAGTTTTTAAGGTTAGATTTGTGCATGTTTGTGTTTCTTAAATCAAACATGTTAAATATGTACTAAATCAGGAGGAAAAACTTCTTCCCCACCACtctctttaaataaatttaaaaaaaaaaaaagtgtcagggACTGCAGAAATTATTGAAATTGCACTTTCCTTGTCTACTATATGTTAAGGAAGTCTGCAAAGCAATAGACCCACCTCTCTTGACTTAACAGTCTTGGACGCAGCTTATAAATTGAGCTGTCAGAGTGGATATTGGCAAAACGAGTTAGGAACCATTTGCTTGTGGAAGTAACTGACAATTTAAACTTGCacatgttaagaaaaaaaaacacgttTGAGAAATCGGAGTACTCGCATCATCACCTGGTCAAAGTGTTCCAGCAATTCTTTCCTAATTCTCTTCCTCTTCATCCCTCCCCCGCACAACTTCCTGCTATTTATTGCTCAGCCatagattttgttttgtctttggtTATAGTTATAAAACCTTTTCTCAACTTGTTCATTTTTTATAAAATCTCTTCTCTCTGTGGGACCAGTGGTCTGGAAGATCCTGGAAGAGTTTCACAATAATGCAAGTTATGATGACAGGCTGGAGATGGCTAAAGAGATCACAATGCTTTTTTGCCCCTGGTAATTTTGAGAGTGAACAGCACGAGCTTCTTCGGCAACTTTTGTCCCATCCCCATCCTCAGCTGCTCCTTGCTATGGGGCTGACTACGATCTCTCTACGGTGGCTGGAGCTTGTAGTTTACATTCTATAATTAGTATCAGGAAAGAAATACTTGGTAGCAAAGCTTCCTGGTGATACTCGTAAAAATTAAATGTCTCTAGCAATGTGGCATGCGGTGTTAGTGTAGTCTgggtcggtcccaggatatgagagagatgaggtgggtgaggtaattggCTTAACATCTGGTGTAAATCCTCTAGTGCACTAACTGTCCCAATaacaactgtgtgggtgaaaTGAGAATCACTATGCTGTCAAACTCGCAcagaaaactgatttaaaaaaaaaacatcgcCTGTGGGCGAACGTTTCTCATAAAACAATCATTCCATATCTGATCTCTGTCCTCCTCCTTAAAGGAattctgcacaacaccttcaaaagatgagcctgggagcttaaatttgtAACTTTGCTAATCACTAAAAATCACGGACTTCATAAACATACTGaatttaaataaatctgttagtctttaaggtgccaccggactccttattgtttttgtggatacagactaacacaactaccccctgatacttgatacATAGCTCATTACAAAAATTTGTAACCCATTAATCCTCTTTTGTCCTATAAGTGCAaaggtgttaactgcccacttcaccttaaatggtcTCTTGAAACATGTGtgaactccttatgcttaacaatctgttccatctcctATTTAGCTGTCACTCTCTGAACACTTTttccagacctaaagaagagctctctgtaagttcaaaagcttgtctctttgaccaaaagaagttggtccaataaaagatattacctcgctcaccttaaaaagaaaaggagtacttgtggcaccttagagactaacaaatttatttgagcataagcttttgcatgaatctgatgaagtgagctgtagctcacgaacgcttatgcttaaataaatttattagtctctaaggtgccacaagtactcctgttctttttgcggatacagactaatacagctgctactctgaaacctcgcTCACCTTGTGTCTCTAGTAACATACTTAACATGAATCTTCTTCTCCTGTTTGCTGAAAGAAGCTTGTCTTCCTCTGGGAGTTCTGGTCCTGGGAATTAAAGATTAGATCTTTAGCCCCGGGGTTCTCAGTAAaaattttggtggcctcagagtgcagccgccaactcttgctggtgatcactgacaatttttcctaaagtacttaattaactttaggaaaaatgaataaatatgcacatatacacgtccaaatcattgtcatttatttatgtagTAGGAGGGTGGTAGGAAGTAGAGCTCCCCATTCAGTGCACCTGGACTTTGCTCCTATTTTCGTGCTCAGAGCCTTTCATGGAGAGGGAGCCCTCATCCTGCTGGGGAACTGCCAAGCCACTGAGCTGCTGGGGTAGCTACAGCAACTGTAAACAGTGAGTGTGGACTCAGGAAGGGGAAGCCCTGCCCTGTttctctgtccctgcctcccacGGCCATTCAGCAGGAGCTCCCGGGGAAGGTGGGTCAGGAATTCACCAGTTACCTGTGCAGTCCCAGGCTCCCTGTGCCCCAGGCAGGAACAGGGGAGAGCCCTGGTGACCAAACGCTGTAGCCACCTCCACTGAGAAGAGCTGACGCCATGCACGCCAGCACCACATGTCTCCAGATGTGCATCCTGGAGCCTCCGAAGAGGTGGCGCCGGCACAAACACCAAGACTGTGCATTGCTGCCCTGATAATGCCAGGAGCAACATCTgagtgctgcagggaggggctgctgctttgcacacacaccccccccccgcccccaaatctcTGCCCATACTTTGGAGGCTGTCATGGCCACACAAAAATCTCCTGGTGGCCatgtttgagaaatgctgctgtaGCCTAATTCAGGACAGTAACCAGGCTGGGGTCAGttgcccgcccctcccccccagatttctgccttccatttagcagaGTTTGAAAACCGTCACCTCCTGCCAGGAGCCAGTGGATGGGAAGCTGGTGGAAGCCTATCAGACCATTGGCTCTCTGCTGTGGGAGCCGAGGTgcgggctggctggctgcctggtAGCCCTCTCTGCCCTACTCCCTGAGCCAGGCCACCTCTCCACAGCTAGGTGCTCCCCAGGCAGGATGGGTGGCACAGCTCCAAGTAAACCCCTGACACACTCCTCTCCCTGAAGGAGCCCGGCGCCAGCCAGCAATGGCCCCTGGAGCCAATCCCTGCTTGCGGAGCCAGCTGTCATGAGATGCTCAGCCAGGCACTTGCTCAGCAGCAACAGACCCAGGAGTGCCAGGGCAGCGGACAGTGACTGCCTCCAGGAACATCTCATGGCGGCCAGCTCCAGGGGCATCACCGGCCAGCGCCAGGCTCCTTTGGGGGAGAAACGAGCGTGAATGATGCACAGGTTGGACTGCTGCCCCGCCTGCCTGGGGAGTGCCCAGCTGTGCAGAGGTGGCCCAGCTTGGGAAACAAGGGAGGGAGGGCAGTCAGCGGGCAGTCAGCTGGCACCCTGACCCCCACAGCGCAGAGAGCCAGGGGCCTGAGCGGGCCAGCAGCTTCCACCAGCTTCCAATTCACCGGCTCCTGGCAAGAGGCAATGGTTTTCAAAATGTGGGATGGGCATCCTGGGAGGCATgctccacagtttgaaaatctcTGTGCTAAATGggaggcagaaatctgggggggcatgtgaccccccGTACATGTTGCCTTTAGGGGGTGCAAATAAGCTTGCTTGCTCTGAGCACTAAAATCCCTTGTTATGGCTCTGGCCTTGTGAGGTTGAATATCTCAAGCTGGCTCCTGATGAAAGGGACCCATTTGTTAATTGCTTAGATGCTGGGGCTCTCTgatatgaaaattttaaaatattctgaaaagaaaTAGGCCAGGTGGGCAGAAGAAGGTTCATGGTCAATAGGGATTGCAGCTCTCGATTGAATgtagtttaaaatatttcataaattatACAGTACTACCCCCAGTCTGACTTGCACCAGCTAGCAATGAGAGATGATATCTTGTGGGGGAACtttcaaagaaaatggaaaacttGGACATGGTTTTGGATTTgcctgagatttaaaaaaaaagtgttcaaatcttacagagaataaaataataataaaagaaaatgtaccTGCTGCTCCTACTGTGTACCCTGACACACACGTCACACACAGACTGTGGATAATGATGATGGTCAACTGGTTCAGTACCTAGTTTCGGATTTTGGCagtctgggttcaagtccctgatccatCACAGACTTCTtttgtgaacttgggcaagtcacttagcctctctgtgcctcagttgtcaATCTGTACAATGGTGGTGATGGcacttccctccctcacagggtATGGTGAGGATGAATGTTAGAGTTAGACACTGTGCTCAGACACTGATGTAATATTAATGAGGACCATGTATGCACTACAGCTAGAAAAGTGCTTTACTTAGCTTAATTGTCAGAAAAGTGGGGAGATCGTGTAGCAATATATCTGGGCCTGCAGAGTTCAGATCTAGCATGTTTTATGAAAATGTAATACGGGTATGGAGAATGGAAACGGAAGTGCTCAAAGAGAGGTGGGACTAACTTCTAAATAActgttagaaaagaaaaaaaaattagaaggtGCAAAATATCACATCACCAAGTATTTGAGGTAGTTGCATATGGGTCATCCAGGTATAAGAGAGAATGAGATTTTATCATAAAACAAAGGAGAAATTGTTGCCTTACATGTGGCTACttaaatatttcaattaaaaGAATTTTCCATATGCCAGTGTAGTAAAATAGCAGGGTatcctctgaatgcatccgatgaagtgagctgtagctcatgaaagcttatgctcaaataaattttagtctctaaggtgccacaagtactccttttctttttagacagGCAAATGTCTCAGTATCCTTTGTTCACTTTTCCTGACATCAACTTCAGCAAGTCaggtaatgaaatatttttttttcctctctttgccccgctcccccttccccctctctctccttccccaggagGCCGCATTTGGAGCGGAAGATGAAAAGGTCTGATCATGAGAGAACATATCTACATGTCTCCATGATTACTCATCAGTAAGCACCTTCTATGACACCACAGGATGGATGTGGAAGTTGACTGGGAGTCTGATAATGACACTTGTGACACCGGTGAGGAGCATTCAGATGACTCCAGCCATATCTCTGAACGGATGGGTCGCAAAGCCAGCCTCCAGCTGGAGGTAGAGGAAGATTACTCACCACCATCTAGTCCTGCTTGCAGCCTTGCTGGACCTTCAGTTAGACAGGAACTCCCTGTAGAATTGCAGTGTGAAGAGGAAGAAACCCACGAAAACTACTACCAGAAGCGTGATTCAACCACCGCTGCAGTATTTGTCACCTCCAGTACCAATTTTGACTTGCAATGTGAAGATGAGGATCTGGAGCTTTACTCCTCTGAGCACTCTGAGGAACCTCAGGGAGGTCTAAGTGAGGATGATGAAAACATCATTCTTATTGATGCCTTTGGTGAGGAGGACCTGGAGCCTATCTCTGGAGAATCTTTACCTTATAGGTGCAAGAAGTGTGGTGTTTCTTTCCAGGATTTGGGTGAGTTACAGGAACACAAACAGATCCACCTGACAGAGCATTCATACCGATGCCCCATCTGTGGCAAAGAGTTCTTCCGTGCTGCGAACTTGCGAATGCACAAGCTCATTCATTCTAGTGACAGACCACACAAGTGTCCGGAGTGTGACAAGGGGTTCATCCGCACAGCTGATGTCTGGAGGCACCTACGCAATGTCCACAAGATTGAACGTTCAAAAATTTTGGGAAATGGTATGGTTAGGAACCCATGGTCTTCAGTGCACCAGAACCAAAATGGTGGCGGAGATACCTATCAGCAGTGTTCAGATGACCAAAAGCCTGGAGGAGAACAGCCTAAACCTTACGTTTGTCCGACATGTGGCAAAGGTTTCCATAAACCTAATTTGCTGTCGAAACACAAGGTGATCCACCGACAGGACAAACCATATCAATGTCAAGAATGTGGAAAGTCCTTTATCCAGCTGCTCAGGTTGAAAAGGCATCAACAAACTCACTCTGGAGAGCGCCCTTTCTACTGTGAGGAGTGTGGTGGAACCTTCACGCGGCTGGCATCACTACAGCGTCATCAGCGAATCCATACTGGAGAAAAACCCTACTCTTGTTCTTACTGTGCTCAAGACTTCACGGAGTCAGGCTCCTTGAGGAGACATGAGCGCACTCACCAAGTGAAGACGTCTTAGAGTCAATAGTACCTCACCTGCTGTAGTGGTGGTTTTGTTTCCCTTCTTACCTGAGTGAAACCTCTCCATGCTTCTTAAGAAATCTCTATACTCTATGCACATAGGTCATTCCACAGCTACCTTCCCCAAATATTGCCAATATGACTCTAATAAGGAAGCAGAGCCTCAGGAGGAACTCCATGATCTCAACAAATAAAGACATAAGTGAAGAGGAAAAAGCTGCTGTGCCACTGAAGAATGAGGTTAGAGAAGCTGTAGGACAAATGTGGAGAGTGAAGCCCCTTGGAGGTGCTGGACATTGTCATAAGTAGCTGGATTTCTTTTGGGGTGTGTCAGATTGAGTTTTTCCCAAAGATTGATGTGTTAAATAGAGCTTTGGTGCAGTCCTGACCCTGAACTGATGGGTACTGCTGTCTAGAAAGTGACTGCTCTCCAGCAGTGGATTTGGAGATCTGTCATTGCAGGCCATTACCAGGACTGCACAGTTCTTAGTCAGCTGTAGCCCATCCGCACCTCTGTGCATTCTTTCATGGTTTTTAGTGAAGTACCTTTATTTGAAAGAGAAGGATCATGTCAGTTGCAAAATAATAATATCCAGGACTTTAATAAACTGGAAACTTAATTAACAATTGCGCACACACTTGCTTATGTATATACTGATCCTTCATAATGTGCTTACGTAACCCATGTCACCTGTATGTATATTGGTGCATGGAGAGAGGGTTGGATGGCTCGCTGTGATGAAAACATATGGGAACAGTGGGTTATCTCTGTGGATCTGTGCCATTTGTGTCTAGGTGGAGAGGTTTTACCTTGCCCAGCTATTGTGTTACAGTAACAAATGTTTTAGAatttaaaatcacaaaaatgctaatttaaaaaaaaaataaggaaaatagtgTTGTTTTTTACACTGTTTAGTACTTGGATTAAAGGTTCCTGATTCTAGCTCTGACTCTAGAAGATCCAATATGGTAAATAGCATCTGTCCTTATCACAAATTCTGGGGCATTTTTAAggcaatttaattttcttttttgaacagGCTAATTAAAAATCCTCAATTTTGCGCTACTGAACCCTTAAAATAGCATGcctttgaatttttaaaacattcttttttaaaaatgtgatgacTTCTGGCTTTTTCCCCCACCTTGTTTTTTGAGAAGGGTCTTTTGGGTTGGCCTAAGAGGAACACCTCTCCTTCTGCATGCTCTTTCATTGTTATATGTGTACACCTATTTGCTGACTGTTCACTTTTCATTTTGGCTCTGCTTCTGCTGTTACTGCTAAATACCCGGTTTTTTCAAAGGTCTGAGAATGTTGTTCACAAAAACTGCATACGGTCAGGTTCACTAAATGTTGTCAAATGCAcagataaataaacaaaaaaaaagtgaaccaTCTCTTTTCAGTCGTAGTAATTTTCGGGGTTTCTTGTAACTATAGTAAGAACGATTACATACAACAGTTTTGTAATTTCAAGTTGATAGTGTCTCCTCAATCACTCAGCTAACCACTGATACCATTATGTAAGGCCTTTTTATATAACATAATAGTAGGTAGGGACTTGAGTGAGGGAGCTTCCAAATTTGGAAGCATGCCAACTGCTCCTGTAGCTGTCTGTATAATGGGAATTGTGGGAGCATGGTGATAAGGCAGGTGGCCTTCAAGAAGTTTCCTGCTGCATTACCCATGGTTGTAGGAGCTCTTCTAGAGTGGGATTGATCTGAATGATGAAGTGAAAACACCCTCACTACTCTTTTGTTCACAAACCCTCCTTCATTTAGTCTGTTGCACATCTGGTTACAAAACACTTACTTAAGATGAACACTTTAGCTCTAAACTTCCTTATAAGCTTATATTACACGCACTGGTATTCTCATATTCCTTAAATGCATTGTTTTAGAATTGACTCAAGCTCACGCCTAGTGGCTTTGTTCTACTTGCCATGAATGGTTGTGGATGTAGATGGAGCCAgacatgaaaaattattttctactGTCCTCTTGCTCCAGCTGATATACCTACCATCCTTTGCAATACTTGCTCTGCCCCTTAGGCTAGGTTGAAACATGAATCTTAGACCTAGCTGCAGTATCCAGggatggtatttttttaaatttaagaccATTCTTTATATACAAGTTATGTGTCTGTGTTGCTACATTGAGGCATCTGTGTATATCCACTTGGTTCCCTTAGCTTTGCAGAGGTGTCACATGAAATAATGCCTCCTAACTTTTTGAAAGCCTGGTTGCCATGGGGAGTTCTCAGcattctgtttgcatttttacagaatgGAAATACAAATGTTTACGGCCATCAGAAAATATTCCCCTGCAACAGTTAATGGCCCTGCAAGGAGGAGACTATGCAGTCAGACCTAAATCCTTGAATTGATTTCTGATCCTGTCTTTAGCACAAGGCTGACAGAAGGAAAATGTTTGCATCAACTTTGTTCACAGTATCTAGACTGCTTGGGGGAAATAAGGGTGTGGAAAATCAGTTTGTGACCTATTTCTTCCACTTACTAGAGTAATCTTCTGATGAGAAAGTAGGCACTAGAGTTGAATACAGACATCCGAATGTGACTTTTCCTAACCAAAATCGTACAACCTGAACTGTTTTGACTCGATAGCTAAAACAGTCCAAGCACTCACTTATTTTGTCAATAAATATTGTGCAGCatgctgaggggagggagagaagcgcTGAGGTTGAAGCAAGAAATTCATCTTTACGTGAAAGCTCAGAACTTCTGCTCTTGATCTAAATGGATAGCAACTGTATTAATGTGCCATGGATGAAAATATATAAGCTCTTCAAAAAGATCAGTTTTCATAAAGTGGAAAGGGGCAGAAACACCATGGCTTTGGTTGAAGTGGAATTATTAAATCTGGATAAAGAAGAACTGTGAGGTTTTGGTAGGTTTCCCTACAAATGGTCATCCACCAGTGATGGAAAGGCCACCTGTTTCTGTTAT
This genomic window from Dermochelys coriacea isolate rDerCor1 chromosome 8, rDerCor1.pri.v4, whole genome shotgun sequence contains:
- the LOC119860704 gene encoding zinc finger protein 92-like isoform X1 yields the protein MDVEVDWESDNDTCDTGEEHSDDSSHISERMGRKASLQLEVEEDYSPPSSPACSLAGPSVRQELPVELQCEEEETHENYYQKRDSTTAAVFVTSSTNFDLQCEDEDLELYSSEHSEEPQGGLSEDDENIILIDAFGEEDLEPISGESLPYRCKKCGVSFQDLGELQEHKQIHLTEHSYRCPICGKEFFRAANLRMHKLIHSSDRPHKCPECDKGFIRTADVWRHLRNVHKIERSKILGNGMVRNPWSSVHQNQNGGGDTYQQCSDDQKPGGEQPKPYVCPTCGKGFHKPNLLSKHKVIHRQDKPYQCQECGKSFIQLLRLKRHQQTHSGERPFYCEECGGTFTRLASLQRHQRIHTGEKPYSCSYCAQDFTESGSLRRHERTHQVKTS
- the LOC119860704 gene encoding zinc finger and SCAN domain-containing protein 22-like isoform X2; its protein translation is MDVEVDWESDNDTCDTGEEHSDDSSHISERMGRKASLQLEVEEDYSPPSSPACSLAGPSVRQELPVELQCEEEETHENYYQKRDSTTAAVFVTSSTNFDLQCEDEDLELYSSEHSEEPQGGLSEDDENIILIDAFGEEDLEPISGESLPYRCKKCGVSFQDLGELQEHKQIHLTEHSYRCPICGKEFFRAANLRMHKLIHSSDRPHKCPECDKGFIRTADVWRHLRNVHKIERSKILGNGMVRNPWSSVHQNQNGGGDTYQQCSDDQKPGGEQPKPYVCPTCGKGFHKPNLLSKHKVIHRQDKPYQCQECGKSFVERLKLKRHQQIHSGERPFYCEECGRTFTQLVTLQCHQRTHTGEKPYSCAYCGRRFTVSATLRKHEHTHKMDKL